A genome region from Clostridium sp. JN-9 includes the following:
- a CDS encoding DedA family protein yields MKLIDIIMHLDKYLSVIISTYGAWTYALIFMIVFLETGLVVTPFLPGDSIIFASGAFAAIGSMNLFTLYILFIAAAILGDTANYSIGRKIGTKAFEKDYKYLNKDYLNRAHSFYEKHGAITIVIARFIPIIRTFAPFVAGIGEMHYTKFISYNMVGGIMWVSVFLFGGYYFGNRPFIRDHFSYVLIAIIFISLIPAVIGFIKGKKSTPECED; encoded by the coding sequence ATGAAATTAATCGACATTATAATGCACTTAGACAAATATCTCAGCGTTATAATTAGTACCTATGGGGCATGGACATATGCTTTAATATTTATGATTGTTTTTCTGGAGACAGGATTGGTGGTTACTCCATTCTTACCAGGTGACTCAATTATATTCGCAAGCGGTGCTTTTGCTGCCATTGGATCCATGAATCTATTTACATTGTATATTCTTTTTATAGCAGCAGCAATTCTTGGTGATACTGCTAATTACTCTATAGGAAGGAAAATTGGAACAAAAGCCTTTGAAAAGGATTATAAATATTTAAATAAAGATTATTTAAACAGAGCTCATTCATTTTATGAAAAGCATGGTGCAATAACAATTGTTATAGCCAGATTTATCCCTATAATAAGAACTTTTGCTCCTTTTGTTGCAGGCATTGGAGAAATGCACTATACAAAATTTATTTCATATAATATGGTTGGCGGAATAATGTGGGTATCCGTATTTCTGTTTGGAGGATATTATTTTGGAAATCGTCCATTTATCAGAGACCATTTTTCATATGTGTTAATAGCTATTATATTTATTTCTCTTATTCCTGCTGTTATTGGGTTTATTAAAGGGAAAAAGAGCACACCTGAATGCGAAGATTAA
- a CDS encoding 4Fe-4S dicluster domain-containing protein: MDLLEQIYNAGVVGAGGAGFPTHKKLNCKVQYFIINAAECEPLLQTDKYIMRNFSHEIIKAAEAVSAQVGADKAVIALKRKYIDEIEALNKAIKDLNSKVKLHYLKSIYPAGDEHVLVNDVTKKVIPPGGIPLNVGAVVNNVGTVLNIYEAMNGLPVTEKYVSVLGEVNSPKIVKVPIGTSVLECIKAAGGASIKDFVIIMGGPMMGRLISGDDIGKRTITKTDGGIIVLPEDHYLVTQRQVPIEHLINRAKSACIQCSACTEMCPRHLLGHPLRPHKIMRAISTTDDYGENFKEALICSECGICEMYACPMGLSPRRINVFLKGELRKKGIKYSAESKEYNTRDYMDYKQIDVSRLVGRLNVSRYTMKNINEAEEYIPAEVSIPLKQHIGMTANAVVNAGDTVTKGQLIASVKYEDMGANIHASIDGTVISVGENIVIKS; this comes from the coding sequence ATGGATTTATTAGAGCAGATTTATAATGCCGGTGTAGTAGGTGCAGGCGGGGCTGGATTTCCAACACATAAAAAATTAAACTGTAAAGTACAATACTTTATTATAAATGCTGCGGAATGTGAACCTCTTTTGCAGACAGATAAATATATTATGAGAAATTTCAGCCATGAGATAATTAAAGCTGCAGAGGCTGTTTCCGCACAAGTTGGGGCAGATAAAGCAGTTATAGCTTTAAAGAGAAAGTATATAGACGAAATAGAGGCTTTAAATAAAGCTATAAAAGATTTAAATTCAAAAGTAAAGCTTCATTATTTAAAAAGTATTTATCCTGCAGGTGATGAACATGTTCTGGTAAACGATGTTACAAAAAAGGTAATTCCTCCTGGAGGAATACCTCTGAATGTTGGGGCAGTAGTAAACAATGTTGGAACAGTATTAAATATATATGAAGCAATGAATGGATTACCTGTTACAGAAAAATATGTATCCGTACTGGGAGAAGTAAACAGCCCTAAGATTGTAAAGGTACCTATTGGAACATCAGTATTGGAATGTATAAAAGCTGCCGGAGGTGCATCTATTAAGGATTTTGTCATAATAATGGGAGGCCCAATGATGGGCAGATTAATATCAGGTGATGATATAGGAAAAAGGACTATAACAAAAACAGATGGAGGTATAATTGTTTTACCTGAAGATCACTATCTGGTAACTCAAAGACAAGTTCCAATAGAACATTTGATTAACAGAGCAAAATCTGCATGCATACAATGTTCAGCATGTACAGAGATGTGTCCGAGACACCTTCTTGGACATCCTTTAAGACCTCACAAAATAATGAGAGCCATATCAACTACAGATGATTATGGAGAGAATTTTAAGGAAGCTCTAATATGCTCTGAATGCGGCATATGTGAGATGTATGCATGCCCAATGGGATTATCTCCTAGAAGAATTAATGTATTCTTAAAAGGAGAGTTAAGGAAAAAAGGAATAAAATATTCAGCGGAATCTAAAGAATATAACACAAGAGATTACATGGATTATAAACAGATAGATGTGTCAAGACTTGTTGGAAGGCTTAATGTATCCCGCTATACTATGAAAAATATTAATGAAGCAGAGGAATACATTCCAGCCGAAGTTTCAATTCCATTAAAACAGCATATTGGTATGACTGCCAATGCTGTTGTTAATGCTGGAGATACTGTTACAAAGGGACAGCTTATAGCTTCTGTAAAATATGAAGATATGGGAGCTAATATTCATGCAAGTATTGACGGTACTGTAATAAGTGTGGGCGAAAACATTGTTATTAAAAGCTAA
- a CDS encoding late competence development ComFB family protein, whose product MLKNYMEIVIDQALPAILKKYNNICTCDRCIEDIKAIALNKFMPLYVVSEKGIVYSKINQLNIQFDADVVSEITKAIEKISKNPRHNR is encoded by the coding sequence ATGCTTAAGAATTATATGGAAATAGTAATAGACCAAGCATTGCCTGCTATTTTAAAAAAATATAATAACATTTGTACATGTGATAGGTGTATTGAAGATATAAAAGCTATAGCTTTAAACAAATTTATGCCATTATATGTTGTATCAGAAAAAGGTATAGTTTATTCTAAAATTAATCAGTTAAATATTCAGTTTGATGCAGATGTAGTTTCAGAAATAACTAAAGCCATTGAAAAAATATCCAAAAATCCAAGACACAACCGATAA
- a CDS encoding patatin-like phospholipase family protein yields the protein MNADGVFEGGGVKAIGFVGAVCKMEEAGFKWQRLAGTSAGAIVASLLAVGYTGKELKEIIPGIDYLSFVDGKSLKQISFIKNTFNLLTKYGFYSGDKIEIFLNNLFQKKGRTKFKNICSSNNCKLKVIISDITRKKAVIFPDDLKEYNIDAKEFSIARAVRMSISLPYYFQPVTLNYKDNLDYMVDGGIFSNFPVWLFDVDGIPRWPTIGFKLVDSDPGKIKKNNILTFTKDLLDSVIYTSDETFITNKDKVRTINIPTMGVKTTEFNISKEKSKELYLSGYNSAENFLSEWNFNQYIRSYRKKS from the coding sequence ATGAATGCTGATGGGGTTTTTGAGGGCGGAGGAGTTAAGGCAATAGGATTTGTAGGTGCAGTTTGTAAAATGGAGGAAGCTGGTTTTAAGTGGCAGAGACTAGCAGGAACATCTGCAGGAGCAATAGTAGCATCATTACTGGCTGTAGGTTATACAGGTAAGGAATTAAAAGAAATAATTCCTGGAATAGATTATTTAAGTTTTGTAGATGGAAAAAGTTTAAAACAGATTTCATTCATAAAAAATACATTTAATTTATTAACAAAATACGGTTTTTATTCAGGAGATAAAATAGAAATTTTTCTAAATAATCTTTTTCAAAAAAAGGGAAGAACTAAATTTAAAAATATATGCAGTTCCAATAATTGCAAACTAAAAGTAATAATCTCTGATATTACAAGAAAAAAAGCTGTAATATTTCCTGATGATTTAAAGGAATACAATATTGATGCAAAAGAGTTTAGTATAGCCAGAGCTGTGAGAATGAGCATAAGCCTTCCATACTATTTTCAGCCTGTTACATTGAATTATAAAGATAATTTAGATTATATGGTTGATGGGGGAATATTTAGCAATTTTCCTGTGTGGCTTTTTGATGTGGATGGAATACCCAGATGGCCCACAATAGGATTTAAATTAGTTGATTCAGATCCTGGTAAAATTAAAAAAAATAACATACTTACATTTACAAAGGATTTACTGGACTCTGTTATTTACACCAGTGATGAAACATTTATCACAAATAAAGACAAGGTTAGAACCATTAACATACCAACTATGGGGGTTAAAACTACTGAATTTAATATAAGTAAAGAAAAATCCAAAGAATTATATTTATCAGGCTATAATTCAGCTGAAAACTTTTTAAGTGAATGGAATTTTAATCAGTATATAAGAAGTTACAGGAAAAAAAGTTAA
- a CDS encoding stage V sporulation protein D — MNNNKTKNNEKVKKPKLKYRFLVVAFTISMAFFLIIIRLGYIMIGMGPKYKAIADDQQKSEIKINPKRGSILDRNGNELAVSAGVYEIDLDLKTLRQTLNSENISADDLAAKLGSILNMKPKEITKIFNSTLKNGLPASSATLKRQVEKSEVDKVKALNVRGIVISPDTKRFYPNGNFLSSVLGTLNSEGTGVSGVEQAYNKEMMGIPGKSSYEKDVKSNQLPYEDSQYVKPVDGKNVVLSIDETIQEYAETAAEKALKDNNAKSVSVIVMNPKNGEVLAMTSKPDFDPNNPYAGSKNSKDTAALWQNRSVQNTFEPGSIFKVITSACAIENNIGVNDAYTCNGSIKVNKVPINCWDLNGHGTESFGDIIKNSCNVGFVELGSKLGKDKLIPFIQRMGFGQKTGIDLPGEAAGILRDQSKINNVDLATIAFGQGLGVTQVQYMAAFNAVANGGTWIRPHVMKQITHADENSKTIVDKEYSSFGKKTVYNASEAATLRQYLVKVVTEGVGQKAFVKDLDIAGKTGTAQIADPKTGTYAAGKYMSSFAGMAPSTDPKITMLVSVEEPGASNYYASEVAAPVAKDLFTEIFNYLAIKGELK; from the coding sequence ATGAATAATAATAAAACAAAAAATAATGAAAAAGTCAAAAAACCAAAATTAAAATACAGATTCTTAGTTGTAGCTTTTACCATAAGCATGGCATTTTTTTTAATTATAATAAGACTGGGATATATTATGATTGGCATGGGACCAAAATATAAAGCAATTGCTGATGATCAGCAAAAAAGTGAAATTAAAATAAATCCTAAAAGAGGAAGTATTTTGGATAGAAATGGCAATGAACTTGCTGTTAGCGCTGGTGTTTACGAGATAGATCTGGATCTTAAGACTCTAAGACAAACATTAAATTCTGAAAATATATCTGCTGACGATCTGGCAGCTAAATTAGGTTCCATACTTAATATGAAGCCTAAAGAAATAACAAAAATTTTTAATTCAACTCTGAAAAATGGTCTCCCTGCAAGTTCTGCTACTTTAAAAAGGCAGGTTGAAAAGTCAGAAGTTGATAAAGTGAAAGCTTTAAATGTGAGAGGAATAGTAATCTCACCAGATACAAAGAGATTTTATCCAAATGGCAATTTCTTATCAAGTGTATTAGGAACCCTTAATTCTGAAGGTACTGGGGTTTCAGGAGTTGAGCAGGCATATAATAAAGAAATGATGGGTATCCCGGGAAAAAGCAGTTATGAAAAGGACGTAAAAAGTAATCAGCTTCCTTATGAGGATTCTCAATATGTAAAACCTGTAGATGGAAAAAATGTTGTTTTATCAATTGATGAAACAATTCAGGAATATGCAGAAACAGCTGCAGAAAAAGCTTTAAAGGATAATAATGCAAAATCAGTAAGTGTAATAGTGATGAATCCAAAAAATGGAGAAGTCCTGGCCATGACCAGCAAGCCGGATTTTGACCCTAATAATCCATATGCTGGTTCAAAAAATTCAAAGGATACAGCTGCACTTTGGCAGAATAGATCTGTTCAGAATACATTTGAGCCAGGCTCTATTTTTAAAGTTATAACTTCTGCATGTGCAATAGAAAATAATATTGGAGTAAATGATGCCTATACATGCAATGGAAGTATTAAAGTAAACAAAGTACCCATAAATTGTTGGGATCTGAATGGTCATGGAACAGAAAGCTTTGGTGATATAATTAAAAATTCATGCAACGTTGGCTTTGTGGAATTAGGAAGTAAGTTAGGAAAGGACAAGCTTATACCATTTATCCAAAGAATGGGCTTTGGCCAAAAAACCGGAATTGATTTACCTGGTGAAGCAGCAGGTATTTTAAGAGATCAAAGTAAAATTAATAATGTTGACTTAGCAACAATAGCTTTTGGACAAGGATTAGGAGTTACTCAGGTTCAATATATGGCAGCATTTAATGCTGTTGCAAATGGGGGAACATGGATAAGACCTCATGTAATGAAGCAAATTACTCACGCAGACGAAAATAGTAAAACAATAGTAGACAAGGAGTATTCAAGCTTTGGTAAAAAAACTGTTTATAATGCAAGTGAAGCTGCAACCCTGCGTCAGTATCTTGTAAAAGTTGTTACTGAAGGTGTTGGACAAAAGGCTTTTGTAAAAGATCTGGACATTGCAGGCAAAACTGGTACTGCACAAATTGCAGATCCTAAAACAGGAACATATGCTGCTGGAAAATACATGTCATCCTTCGCAGGTATGGCTCCATCTACAGATCCTAAAATAACAATGCTTGTAAGCGTTGAAGAGCCAGGTGCCTCAAATTATTATGCCAGTGAGGTTGCAGCACCTGTTGCAAAAGATTTATTCACCGAAATATTTAATTATCTGGCAATTAAAGGAGAGCTGAAATAA
- a CDS encoding BMC domain-containing protein, whose protein sequence is MIRSIGLIELSSIAKGIATADKMLKAAEVQLIFSKPVCPGKYIILITGEVGAVKSSIASGISEGGHFIVDHLLIPNVHPDLIEAINCSTEIGSVNSVGIIEFYSIAASIIAADAAAKAAQVKLIEVRLGIGIGGKSYVTLTGNVSAVKVAVEAGANAAGDTGMFINKEVIPSPRPEVFQSLL, encoded by the coding sequence GTGATAAGGTCTATTGGTTTAATTGAATTAAGCAGCATTGCAAAGGGAATTGCCACTGCAGATAAAATGCTTAAGGCTGCAGAAGTACAGCTTATTTTTTCAAAACCTGTGTGCCCTGGCAAATATATTATTTTAATTACTGGTGAAGTAGGGGCAGTTAAATCCTCAATAGCATCAGGAATAAGTGAAGGCGGCCACTTTATTGTAGATCATCTTCTTATACCTAATGTTCATCCTGATCTTATAGAAGCTATAAACTGCAGCACTGAAATTGGATCTGTAAATTCAGTTGGAATCATTGAATTCTATAGCATTGCAGCTTCTATAATTGCTGCAGATGCGGCAGCTAAAGCTGCTCAGGTAAAATTAATAGAAGTAAGATTAGGAATTGGTATCGGAGGAAAATCCTATGTTACTTTAACTGGAAACGTAAGTGCTGTAAAGGTTGCTGTTGAAGCTGGGGCAAATGCGGCAGGAGATACAGGAATGTTTATAAATAAAGAGGTTATCCCATCACCAAGACCAGAAGTTTTTCAAAGTTTGCTTTAA
- a CDS encoding DUF2161 family putative PD-(D/E)XK-type phosphodiesterase, translating into MAKIMEESLSKPVTTYFMDIGYKVRTEVDYCDICALKEDKLVIIELKKNLSVDLLVQAVDRQKITDFVYIAIPKPKKFTVNAKWKSLCHLIKRLEIGLILVSITDNGSYIEIPIDPLPCDRLKYMQNNKKRRNGIIKELNGRNIDLNVGGSRGRKLVTAYRESSLYIVCCLKKYGAMSPKELRNLGSDLKKTQSILSKNYYGWFSKVDKGIYALSKEGQQALIEYSNLAKLDYEKLNTFNKD; encoded by the coding sequence ATGGCAAAAATTATGGAGGAAAGTTTAAGCAAACCAGTTACAACATACTTTATGGATATTGGATACAAAGTGAGGACAGAAGTTGATTACTGCGATATCTGTGCATTAAAAGAGGATAAATTAGTAATTATTGAACTTAAAAAGAATTTATCAGTGGATTTACTTGTACAAGCAGTAGACAGGCAGAAAATAACTGATTTTGTTTATATAGCTATACCAAAGCCAAAAAAATTTACTGTAAACGCTAAGTGGAAAAGCCTGTGCCACTTAATAAAAAGATTAGAAATAGGACTTATACTGGTTTCAATTACGGATAATGGATCATACATTGAAATTCCTATAGACCCTCTTCCATGCGACAGACTAAAATATATGCAGAATAATAAAAAAAGAAGAAATGGTATAATTAAGGAACTTAATGGAAGAAATATAGATTTAAATGTTGGCGGAAGCAGAGGCAGAAAGCTGGTAACTGCATATAGGGAAAGTTCCTTATACATTGTATGCTGTTTAAAAAAGTATGGTGCAATGTCACCAAAAGAACTTCGAAACTTAGGTTCTGATTTAAAAAAAACACAGTCCATTCTTTCAAAGAATTATTACGGCTGGTTTTCCAAAGTGGACAAAGGTATATATGCCTTAAGTAAGGAGGGTCAGCAGGCATTAATTGAATATAGTAATTTAGCAAAGCTGGATTATGAAAAATTAAATACTTTTAATAAGGATTAA
- a CDS encoding ISNCY family transposase, translating to MRKVNLTMKENDKYTTIKKLVETNGNKKRASLYLSCSIRHINRMIKGYQEQGKAYFIHGNHGRKPVHTLDDETRQLIIDLYRTKYSDANLTHYSELLEKHEHIKVSISTIRSILMQEFILSPKAKRATRKKVKAQLEELKNVAKSPKEVSNIQNAIIAAEDAHPRRPRCAYIGEMLQMDASQHLWFGKNKTQLHIAVDDATGAIMGAYFDSQETLNGYYHVLHQVLTEHGIPYMLFTDRRTVFEYKKKKSPSVEEDTFTQFSYACKQLGIGIKTSSVAQAKGRVERMFQTLQSRLPLEMRLACISTIEQANEFLNSYIKEFNAQFALPVDNIKSVFEKQLDIEKINLTLAVLTSRKVDNGSCIKFKKSYYLPMDCNGYAVHYRKGTSGMVIQAFDGGMFFCVDEKVYALDLLPEHELTSKSFDLAAPAGQPKKRYIPPMSHPWKQASFERYLKKQKHRQENIA from the coding sequence ATGAGAAAGGTAAATTTAACTATGAAAGAAAATGATAAATATACAACTATAAAGAAATTGGTCGAAACAAATGGAAACAAGAAGAGGGCATCCCTTTATCTAAGCTGCTCTATTAGACATATTAATAGAATGATCAAAGGATATCAGGAACAGGGAAAGGCTTATTTTATTCATGGTAATCATGGGAGAAAACCAGTCCATACACTTGATGATGAGACAAGACAATTAATTATTGACCTTTATCGTACCAAATACTCTGATGCTAATCTCACCCACTATTCTGAGTTATTAGAGAAGCATGAGCATATCAAAGTATCCATTAGCACCATCCGTTCAATCCTTATGCAGGAATTCATCCTGTCTCCTAAGGCTAAGCGTGCTACAAGGAAAAAGGTTAAAGCTCAATTAGAGGAATTGAAGAATGTAGCCAAATCTCCAAAAGAGGTTTCTAACATTCAGAATGCAATTATTGCAGCTGAAGATGCACACCCGAGGCGCCCTAGATGTGCTTACATAGGTGAGATGCTCCAGATGGATGCTTCACAGCATCTTTGGTTCGGTAAGAATAAAACCCAATTACACATTGCTGTAGATGATGCTACAGGTGCTATTATGGGAGCTTATTTTGACTCACAAGAGACCCTAAACGGGTATTACCATGTGTTACACCAGGTACTCACGGAACACGGTATCCCTTATATGTTATTTACAGATAGACGTACTGTATTTGAATACAAAAAGAAAAAGTCCCCTTCAGTTGAAGAGGATACTTTCACTCAGTTTAGCTATGCCTGTAAACAGTTAGGCATAGGAATTAAGACAAGCAGTGTTGCCCAAGCTAAAGGGCGCGTAGAAAGAATGTTTCAGACGTTACAATCACGCCTCCCTTTAGAAATGAGGCTAGCTTGTATCAGCACAATTGAGCAAGCAAATGAATTCTTAAACTCATACATAAAAGAATTCAATGCCCAGTTTGCTTTACCAGTTGATAATATCAAATCTGTCTTTGAAAAACAACTAGATATTGAAAAAATAAATTTAACACTTGCCGTATTAACCAGTAGGAAGGTTGATAACGGAAGCTGCATCAAATTCAAGAAAAGTTATTACCTCCCTATGGATTGTAATGGATATGCTGTACATTACCGAAAAGGTACTTCAGGTATGGTAATTCAAGCCTTTGATGGTGGAATGTTCTTTTGTGTTGATGAAAAGGTATATGCTCTAGATCTATTACCAGAACATGAACTTACATCAAAAAGCTTTGACCTTGCAGCTCCTGCGGGGCAACCAAAAAAACGTTATATTCCTCCAATGAGTCATCCTTGGAAACAAGCTTCTTTTGAACGTTATCTTAAAAAGCAGAAACATAGGCAGGAAAATATAGCATAA
- the tyrS gene encoding tyrosine--tRNA ligase, whose amino-acid sequence MINIEEQIKIIKKGADEIINLNELEEKLAKSYKENRPLTIKLGLDPSAPDIHLGHAVVLRKIKQLQDLGHKAVIIIGDFTGMIGDPTGKSKTRKQLTREQVIENAKTYEKQIFKILDKNKTEVRFNSEWLGKMTFKDVIELASKCTVARMLERDDFKNRFKNEQSIGIHEFFYPLMQAYDSINIKADIELGGTDQRFNILMGRTLQKEYNMERQIAVFMPILEGIDGKDKMSKSLGNYIGINEDPDTIYEKVMKVPDNLIIKYFELTTDLHPDYIDEIKKHLENETKNPRDIKMLLAREIVSLYHSKDEAESAEENFKSVFQRNEIPEEMPALMLMGGESIIDVMIRFNFASSKNEAKRLIIQGGVKINNNQIKEFTTLNLNNNDIIQVGKRKFGKVIIED is encoded by the coding sequence ATGATAAACATTGAAGAACAAATTAAGATAATTAAGAAAGGTGCAGATGAAATAATTAATTTAAATGAACTTGAAGAAAAACTTGCAAAATCCTATAAAGAAAACAGGCCTCTCACTATAAAGCTGGGATTAGACCCTTCAGCTCCAGACATTCATTTAGGTCATGCTGTTGTACTAAGGAAAATAAAACAGCTTCAGGATTTAGGGCATAAAGCTGTTATAATCATTGGAGATTTTACAGGTATGATAGGAGACCCAACAGGAAAATCAAAAACCAGAAAGCAGTTAACAAGAGAGCAGGTTATTGAAAATGCTAAAACTTATGAAAAACAGATTTTCAAAATACTTGATAAAAATAAAACAGAAGTTAGGTTTAATAGTGAATGGCTAGGCAAAATGACATTTAAGGATGTTATTGAATTAGCATCAAAATGCACTGTTGCCAGAATGCTTGAAAGGGACGATTTTAAAAACAGATTTAAAAATGAACAGAGTATAGGTATCCATGAGTTCTTTTATCCTTTAATGCAGGCCTATGATTCTATTAATATAAAAGCTGATATTGAGCTTGGGGGCACTGATCAGAGATTTAATATTCTCATGGGCAGAACTCTTCAAAAAGAATATAATATGGAAAGACAAATAGCTGTTTTCATGCCTATTTTAGAGGGTATTGATGGAAAAGACAAAATGAGTAAAAGCCTTGGAAATTATATTGGTATAAATGAAGATCCTGATACTATTTATGAAAAAGTAATGAAGGTACCAGATAATTTAATAATAAAATACTTTGAATTAACAACTGACTTACACCCGGATTATATAGATGAAATTAAAAAACATCTGGAAAATGAAACAAAAAATCCAAGGGACATAAAAATGCTTTTGGCAAGGGAGATTGTTTCTTTGTATCACAGTAAGGATGAAGCTGAATCAGCTGAGGAAAATTTTAAAAGTGTATTTCAAAGAAATGAAATACCTGAGGAAATGCCAGCATTAATGCTAATGGGCGGCGAAAGCATAATAGATGTAATGATTAGATTTAACTTTGCTTCTTCAAAAAATGAAGCAAAAAGATTAATTATCCAGGGCGGTGTAAAGATTAACAATAACCAGATAAAGGAGTTTACTACATTAAATTTAAATAACAATGATATTATTCAGGTTGGTAAAAGAAAATTTGGGAAAGTAATTATTGAAGATTAA
- the thiT gene encoding energy-coupled thiamine transporter ThiT, with protein sequence MAFSKNISEILKHPTSIFALIAGLLIIIAAIKVRKIKLDTKTITQIGVALALACVLKVFRIYHLPQGGSITLGSMIPILLMAFLYGPEVGFLTGFLYGILTLIFDPYILHPVQVLFDYPLPFMALGLAGYFPNKKITGTIVAVTGRFICHFISGMVFFGSFAPDGMSPAVYSLMINGPFMAVEGGICIAIMAVLPMKQLSRIIKSA encoded by the coding sequence ATGGCATTTTCAAAAAACATTTCAGAAATATTAAAGCATCCAACATCAATATTTGCTTTAATAGCAGGGCTGCTTATAATAATAGCAGCTATCAAGGTTAGAAAGATAAAGCTTGATACTAAAACAATTACTCAAATTGGAGTTGCTTTAGCATTAGCATGTGTTCTAAAGGTATTTAGAATATATCATCTGCCTCAGGGTGGGAGTATAACACTTGGAAGTATGATTCCAATTTTGTTAATGGCTTTCTTGTATGGACCAGAAGTGGGATTTTTAACTGGATTTTTATATGGTATACTGACATTGATATTTGATCCTTACATTCTTCATCCAGTACAGGTCCTTTTTGACTATCCACTGCCATTTATGGCATTAGGGCTGGCAGGATATTTTCCCAATAAGAAAATAACAGGCACCATTGTAGCTGTTACAGGAAGATTCATATGTCATTTTATTTCCGGCATGGTGTTCTTTGGAAGCTTTGCACCAGATGGAATGTCTCCTGCAGTTTATTCATTAATGATAAATGGCCCATTTATGGCAGTGGAAGGCGGCATTTGTATTGCAATTATGGCTGTGCTTCCAATGAAACAATTAAGCAGAATAATTAAAAGTGCATAA